The region TCTCGTCCGTCGACTGGTCGCTTATCAGCGCTCCGCATCGATAGCAATATATCTTCCCGACGTATGCGAACAGCAGCCTCAGGTAATCGTGTATCTCCGTCATCGTGGCGACCGTGGATCGTGGGTTGGAACCGGTGGTCTTCTGATCTATGGAGATGGAGGGTGAAAGCCCCTCGATGCTTTCGACATCGGGTTTCTGTATCCTGCCCATGAACTGTCTGGCATATGCGGAGAGGGACTCGATATACCGCCTCTGGCCCTCGGCATAGAGGGTGTCGAAGGCCATGGAGGATTTGCCCGATCCGCTTACGCCGGTGAAGACGATGAACCTGTTCCTCGGCAGGATCAGGTCGACATCCTTCAGGTTATGCTCGCGTGCTCCCTTAACAATTATCTTATCCATACTCATCCCTTCAAACGGACGAAAATCCTCTTAAATTTTAACATCTGCATGGCCGTATAAACAAGACTTAGGATGTGCAACAAGGGATGGTTCACGATCACGGTAACACTTTCGTAGGGCGGCACTTCATGTGCTGCCGATTCCTCCTCGAGAATTTTGAGAGGTCTTGAGCGGAGAAAGACCCTATTTGATGTTAGAAGCGGGATAATGTTATAATTAATCGAAACCCATCAACCTTCATGGAGGTTTTGGATGGCAAGACGGAATCTGGTCATAGCAAACGGCGGCGGGCCGACGCCGGTTATCAATCGATCCAACATCGGTATAATCGAAGGCGCTCTGGAGTTCGGCTCGGATAAAATAGATCGCATCTTCTGTGCCATCGGCGGAACTGAGGGATTGCTTAAGGGAGATCTGATAGATATCACCGATAGGATGAAGGATCCGGATTTCAGAAGGCTCGTCGCCAATACGCCGAGCACATACTTTAAAACCGGTAGGAGAAAACTTGAATCAGATGATGAGGCCCGCAGGATCATAGAGCTCTGCCGTGAGAGGAACATCGGCTACGTCTTCCTGGTCGGCGGTGATGACACGCTCAGAACCCTGAACACGCTCAGCGAATACGCCCGATCGATTGACGATCCGGATCTTCCTAACTTCTTCGACGTGCCTAAGACCATAGACAACGATCTACCTTATTCAGTTCCCGTCCCCGAAGGCGGGCCCGTGGAGGGCGAGATCGTCAGAGACGGTCAGATCATGTGCATAGACTTCTGTCCCGGCTTCGGCACGGCAGCCACCTTCGTCGCCAATAAAGTGCTGGAGCTATCGGTTGAGGCGTGTGCTTTCAGAAGGCATTACCTCATAGAGGTGATGGGGCGCAATGCCGGGTTCCTCACCGCCGCATCGGTCGCCGTCAAACGCTTCGGATATGGCCCGCACTACATCGCCGTGCCGGAAAGGCCCATGGACGTCGAGAAGTTCACCGAATATCTAT is a window of Candidatus Poribacteria bacterium DNA encoding:
- a CDS encoding 6-phosphofructokinase gives rise to the protein MARRNLVIANGGGPTPVINRSNIGIIEGALEFGSDKIDRIFCAIGGTEGLLKGDLIDITDRMKDPDFRRLVANTPSTYFKTGRRKLESDDEARRIIELCRERNIGYVFLVGGDDTLRTLNTLSEYARSIDDPDLPNFFDVPKTIDNDLPYSVPVPEGGPVEGEIVRDGQIMCIDFCPGFGTAATFVANKVLELSVEACAFRRHYLIEVMGRNAGFLTAASVAVKRFGYGPHYIAVPERPMDVEKFTEYLLRRHYDHGWGVYVISEGVKDLETGELISAGSYKDQFGNPLLGGVAQKLAEKAMKILEEEYSKKGKKIERVVRWIKLGELQRVSREYPSIADQEVAYMVGRRAAYSAIVEDKTGFMATIVRQPWGGWQFGLVRTSLAAGKKRYLPEKYLLSDPSTGEETISEEYVTEYLAPVIGEIVPVVPPIS